A genomic region of Leptotrichia hofstadii contains the following coding sequences:
- a CDS encoding FTR1 family iron permease, producing MARNYLNKINILLFLCFILFFTNVIAKESYSSLYIKITDTATAIRNNNQNEAKKLFSEVKDEFKKVKNADSVKGKKVQELLNKEKSTLSEDDLREVTTALLAFEKEQNPVDDNEEKKKFQSRMNPALDVLEKAIQSKDVELMKKEYLKFNGVWTRNESFIRSRSIPYYGKVETAMSFLRSSMEVEPFDYDNTINSFNDLKSTIQDYLDGKKIENNVSSTITLKEAVDMLKDALEAFKNGNKSKGQSKVKEFIQVWPTVEGDVSTRNSALYTKVETQTPIIMVKGSEKEYQEQLQGLITELSQIDTKAQYTFIDAMFILLREGVEALLIVLALVSSLKAANQKKGLRWVYAGAAAGIFASVVIAFTLQALFPAVSSGTNREILEGFVGIFAVIMMIGIGFWLHSKSSLKSWKNYIDKKMDIVLSTGSFVSMFVLSFLAVFREGAETILFYVGILPLISLQNLIIGIVSAILILIVIALVLIYASSKIKIHQVFFVLTWTIYFLAFKMLGTSIHMLQVVGILPLHVVHFIPTMEILGIYANMEVFISQLILIVIIVIAALIKKRKDK from the coding sequence TTGGCCAGAAATTATTTGAATAAAATAAATATATTACTATTTTTATGTTTTATATTATTCTTCACAAATGTTATCGCAAAGGAAAGCTACAGCAGTCTTTATATAAAAATAACAGATACAGCGACTGCAATAAGAAACAATAATCAAAATGAAGCAAAAAAACTTTTTTCCGAAGTAAAGGATGAATTTAAAAAGGTAAAAAATGCTGATTCAGTAAAAGGGAAAAAAGTGCAGGAACTTTTAAATAAAGAAAAGTCCACATTGTCAGAAGATGACTTAAGAGAAGTTACAACAGCACTATTAGCTTTTGAAAAAGAGCAGAATCCTGTTGACGATAATGAGGAAAAGAAAAAGTTCCAGTCAAGAATGAATCCTGCTTTAGATGTGCTGGAAAAGGCAATTCAATCTAAAGATGTGGAACTTATGAAGAAAGAATATCTAAAATTTAATGGCGTATGGACAAGAAATGAAAGTTTTATAAGAAGCAGAAGTATTCCTTACTATGGAAAAGTGGAAACTGCAATGTCGTTTTTGAGAAGCTCTATGGAAGTGGAGCCATTTGATTATGACAACACAATAAATTCTTTTAATGACTTGAAATCAACAATACAAGACTATTTAGATGGCAAGAAGATAGAAAATAATGTTTCAAGCACAATTACACTAAAAGAAGCTGTAGATATGTTGAAAGATGCGTTGGAAGCCTTTAAAAATGGAAATAAATCTAAAGGTCAGTCAAAAGTGAAAGAGTTTATTCAGGTATGGCCTACGGTTGAAGGCGATGTAAGTACGAGAAATTCGGCTTTATATACAAAAGTGGAAACACAGACTCCAATAATCATGGTAAAAGGTAGTGAAAAAGAGTATCAGGAACAATTACAAGGATTAATTACAGAATTATCACAAATCGATACAAAAGCACAATATACGTTTATTGATGCAATGTTTATCCTCCTTCGTGAAGGTGTGGAAGCACTTTTAATAGTTCTAGCATTGGTAAGCAGTCTGAAAGCTGCAAATCAAAAGAAAGGATTACGTTGGGTGTATGCAGGAGCTGCTGCTGGAATTTTTGCAAGTGTGGTAATAGCATTTACTCTTCAGGCTTTATTTCCTGCCGTATCTTCAGGAACAAACCGTGAAATTCTGGAAGGATTTGTAGGAATTTTTGCGGTTATAATGATGATTGGGATTGGATTTTGGCTGCATAGTAAATCATCCTTGAAATCTTGGAAAAATTATATTGATAAAAAAATGGATATTGTGTTAAGTACAGGAAGTTTTGTGTCAATGTTTGTACTTAGTTTTCTTGCGGTATTTAGGGAAGGGGCAGAAACAATATTGTTTTATGTAGGAATTTTACCGTTAATTTCATTGCAGAATTTGATTATCGGTATTGTAAGTGCGATATTGATATTAATTGTAATTGCACTTGTTTTAATATATGCTTCTTCAAAAATAAAAATACATCAAGTGTTTTTTGTGCTTACGTGGACAATTTATTTCCTTGCATTTAAAATGCTTGGAACAAGTATTCACATGCTGCAAGTTGTTGGGATTTTACCGTTGCACGTAGTTCATTTTATACCTACAATGGAAATTTTGGGAATTTATGCAAATATGGAAGTATTTATTAGTCAATTAATTTTAATTGTGATTATCGTGATTGCTGCATTGATAAAAAAGAGAAAAGATAAATAA
- the tatC gene encoding twin-arginine translocase subunit TatC, with the protein MAKIDEQTLVEHLSEFRKRLIITIIFFIAAFLVSLLFCSDIYKLLTASFKQKLTVLGPNDILSIYLMLAGICAFSLTLPFTSYQLWAFIRPALKEKEAKAILSYVPATFILFVTGLSFGFFIVTPALLNVLLSFGNDLFNIQLTANNYLTFVLHTSLPLAVIFELPVIVAFLTSLHILTPQYLIKNRRYGYFILLVVAVVLTPADFISDLTMAAPLILLYEVSISVCKYVYKRRRND; encoded by the coding sequence ATGGCTAAAATTGACGAACAGACGCTTGTAGAACATTTGAGCGAGTTTAGGAAAAGACTCATTATTACAATTATATTTTTTATTGCGGCTTTTTTAGTAAGTTTGCTATTTTGCTCCGATATTTACAAATTACTGACAGCTTCATTCAAGCAGAAGCTCACAGTTCTTGGACCTAATGATATTTTGAGCATTTATTTAATGCTGGCTGGAATATGTGCTTTTAGTTTGACATTGCCTTTTACAAGTTATCAGCTATGGGCTTTTATCCGTCCTGCTCTTAAGGAAAAGGAAGCTAAGGCAATTTTATCTTATGTGCCTGCAACTTTTATATTATTTGTTACAGGACTTTCTTTTGGATTTTTTATAGTAACACCTGCGTTATTAAATGTTTTACTGTCTTTTGGCAATGATTTGTTTAATATTCAGCTTACAGCAAATAATTATTTAACATTTGTATTACATACATCATTACCGCTTGCTGTAATATTTGAATTGCCCGTTATTGTGGCATTTCTAACATCGCTGCATATCTTAACGCCGCAATATTTGATAAAAAACAGGCGATATGGCTACTTTATTTTACTGGTAGTCGCAGTCGTTCTGACGCCAGCTGATTTTATAAGCGATTTAACGATGGCGGCACCATTGATCTTGCTTTATGAAGTGAGTATTTCTGTTTGTAAATATGTCTATAAAAGAAGGAGGAATGATTAA
- a CDS encoding twin-arginine translocase TatA/TatE family subunit: MGIFRDIGAPGLIVLILGALLIFGPKRLPELGESIGKMIREFKKSVSGIESESDETKNIEDKKEDK, translated from the coding sequence ATGGGAATTTTCAGAGATATAGGAGCGCCAGGCCTAATAGTTCTTATACTTGGGGCATTACTTATTTTCGGACCAAAAAGACTGCCTGAACTGGGAGAATCCATCGGAAAAATGATTCGAGAATTTAAAAAATCAGTTTCTGGAATTGAGTCAGAAAGTGATGAAACTAAAAATATAGAGGATAAAAAAGAAGATAAATAA
- the secG gene encoding preprotein translocase subunit SecG produces the protein MLENLLIIALVILSIIMISVILLQPDRSQGLAKSSANILDEEKEGIEKFTEIVATLFLVVAILFQIVR, from the coding sequence GTGTTAGAAAATTTATTAATTATAGCTCTAGTAATTTTATCAATCATCATGATAAGCGTAATTTTACTACAGCCAGACAGAAGCCAAGGTTTAGCAAAAAGTTCTGCTAATATCTTGGACGAAGAAAAAGAAGGAATTGAGAAATTTACAGAAATTGTTGCAACATTATTTCTAGTTGTCGCAATCTTATTCCAAATTGTAAGATAA
- the tpiA gene encoding triose-phosphate isomerase: MRKVIVAGNWKMNKTAKEAAQFFNELKPLVADVKNAGIVIGAPFTALETATRETAGSNIKIAAENMNAKESGAYTGEVSPLMLKDLGVEYVILGHSERREYYHETDEIINEKVKSALAHDLKPILCFGETLEEREAGTTNDVVKTQITGGLKDVTAAEMANVVLAYEPVWAIGTGKTATPEQAQEVHAFIRGLLTDLYGKEVAENVTVQYGGSMNDANAADLIAQTDIDGGLVGGASLIPEKFAVIIKAGDAAAK, from the coding sequence ATGAGAAAAGTAATAGTAGCTGGAAACTGGAAAATGAACAAAACTGCAAAAGAGGCCGCACAATTCTTCAATGAATTAAAACCTTTAGTAGCAGATGTGAAAAATGCAGGAATCGTAATTGGAGCTCCTTTCACTGCACTAGAAACAGCAACTAGAGAAACTGCAGGAAGCAACATTAAAATTGCTGCTGAAAATATGAACGCTAAAGAAAGCGGAGCATATACTGGAGAAGTTTCACCATTGATGTTAAAAGATTTAGGTGTAGAATATGTGATTTTAGGACATTCTGAAAGAAGAGAATATTACCACGAAACTGATGAAATCATCAATGAAAAGGTAAAATCAGCATTGGCTCACGATTTAAAACCAATCTTATGTTTCGGAGAAACTTTGGAAGAAAGAGAAGCTGGAACTACTAACGATGTTGTAAAAACTCAAATTACTGGTGGATTAAAAGATGTAACAGCCGCTGAAATGGCAAACGTTGTACTTGCTTACGAACCAGTATGGGCAATTGGAACAGGTAAAACTGCTACTCCAGAACAAGCTCAGGAAGTTCACGCATTCATCAGAGGATTATTAACTGATTTATATGGAAAAGAAGTTGCAGAAAACGTAACTGTTCAATATGGCGGTTCAATGAACGATGCAAATGCAGCTGACTTAATCGCTCAAACAGACATTGACGGCGGATTAGTAGGAGGAGCAAGTTTAATTCCTGAAAAATTCGCTGTAATAATAAAAGCCGGAGATGCAGCAGCTAAATAA
- a CDS encoding DUF4870 domain-containing protein, translating to MDNNIGEKKSIAGLRAYAAAFLINLSFFAGFRIEAASFPIKLSFSMGFSLLIPIIALILEQENGFVRAYAKQTLAVTVLLLISTFLNIIIVAGNILFFVIFVILSVFQIIATVSSALKKEFKIPFIEKITDLLFVD from the coding sequence ATGGACAATAATATCGGTGAAAAAAAATCAATTGCAGGATTAAGAGCTTATGCTGCAGCTTTTCTTATAAATCTAAGTTTTTTTGCAGGATTTAGAATCGAAGCCGCTTCATTTCCAATAAAACTAAGTTTTTCAATGGGATTTAGCCTATTAATACCAATAATTGCATTAATTCTGGAGCAGGAGAATGGATTTGTAAGAGCCTATGCAAAACAGACATTGGCAGTAACAGTGCTATTGTTAATTTCGACATTTTTAAATATTATTATAGTCGCGGGAAATATCTTATTTTTCGTAATTTTTGTAATATTATCTGTTTTCCAAATTATTGCAACAGTATCATCAGCTTTGAAAAAAGAATTTAAAATTCCTTTTATAGAAAAAATTACGGATTTACTATTTGTAGACTAA
- a CDS encoding PD-(D/E)XK nuclease family protein — translation MKITYKGIGSDLKNILFEEFEKNENTLFVFENSASFFEIKREFLQNEEIQQELGIFQNFKMMNSYDFYENVFVTDKIVVKEEKQVVLFYNALTEKLKRDMKVNNYYDIIDVAYNYYNLFAELQEYKIDLEKIELEKWQAETFGTLVEIDNEMKKVVQRKGLILPYMLRNVENISDNFLKKFSKICFVNKVKITPFEKELIGEIENRGIAVENILQLSENDFNEEKLKIKDGFSLPAREIFESKNINVEIHEFSSKFGELLGLVKKLEQVEKDSKKASKKNEDARENYRIFEAEENSEEVKSDYQLLKQKKISSNLEITMKDTKIYKILNLIYNLLDNLREIDRKDKEKLFLFRTKDFYDAYKSNDLLNIFNLKESYQIFQDLVSKDYKYISREELERINQEDLKKLEKETQKAKFKEIYNQRMTAISKIIEFVKELEKIYEYTTLAEYSDYLEKIYLNNERKVKEDKNVKDKYFEALSEMLVLEDFSFDNLWDKFFSQNISANLLKLFLKYLDKKSIGLNLEDSAEEDLENRFAINSFENISETTKENIIILNLQDSFPKIKMNNFLFSKIQRAKMGLPTSDDKKLIGMFKIYQNILSAKNVYLAYIKDLENNIDSASVIEELKLKYGIGVIKGEISEAEELYFVKKYFLKDRKEKWEKREIGDFIPSKLEKDLNKIKNEKLKLGYYSFQEMRDCEYGYYLKKSIGEQEVEEIEDEINVKIFGTIIHSFYENVVMKNKADFENKTFKIDRNQLAEILEKVLNSFDYKVPKEYLEFYKKVSFEEILKSAEKYFEELIKKLETENDIEIYFEERIKLSSEKELFENVSINGVTDLHIKTSNKNYLFDYKSGKLRDGQKGYKTDKVYKAMEQLDYYSLMLENDNNENIEKIIVDTWEGKLVPDERTHDKILTSKDVEEVIYKYRNEEFYDLGNIKNQKNYLYKEYINICRGEDELSDAE, via the coding sequence ATGAAAATTACTTATAAAGGGATTGGCTCTGATTTAAAGAATATATTGTTTGAAGAGTTTGAAAAGAATGAAAATACGCTTTTTGTATTTGAAAATTCGGCTTCGTTTTTTGAGATAAAAAGGGAATTTTTACAGAATGAGGAAATACAGCAGGAATTAGGGATTTTTCAGAATTTCAAGATGATGAATAGTTATGATTTTTATGAGAATGTCTTTGTTACTGATAAAATTGTGGTAAAAGAAGAGAAACAGGTTGTGCTCTTTTACAATGCTTTGACTGAGAAGCTGAAAAGGGATATGAAGGTTAATAATTATTATGATATTATTGATGTTGCCTATAATTACTACAATTTATTTGCAGAATTGCAGGAATATAAGATTGATCTGGAAAAAATTGAGCTGGAGAAATGGCAAGCTGAAACTTTTGGAACTTTGGTTGAGATTGATAATGAGATGAAAAAAGTTGTGCAGCGGAAAGGGCTTATTTTGCCGTATATGCTTAGAAATGTGGAAAATATTTCGGACAATTTTTTGAAGAAGTTTTCTAAAATTTGCTTTGTGAATAAAGTTAAAATTACTCCATTTGAAAAGGAGTTAATTGGAGAAATTGAAAATAGAGGGATTGCTGTAGAAAATATTTTGCAGCTTTCGGAAAATGATTTTAATGAGGAAAAGTTGAAAATAAAGGATGGTTTTTCATTGCCCGCAAGAGAGATTTTTGAGTCAAAAAATATAAATGTGGAAATTCATGAATTTAGCAGTAAATTTGGAGAATTATTAGGATTAGTGAAAAAATTAGAACAAGTTGAGAAGGATAGCAAAAAGGCAAGTAAGAAAAATGAAGATGCGAGAGAAAATTATAGAATTTTTGAGGCTGAGGAAAATTCTGAAGAGGTAAAAAGTGATTATCAGCTTTTAAAACAGAAAAAAATTTCTTCAAATTTAGAAATAACTATGAAAGATACGAAAATATACAAAATACTGAATTTAATTTACAATTTGCTAGACAATCTGAGAGAAATTGACAGAAAAGACAAGGAAAAACTGTTTCTGTTTAGAACGAAAGATTTTTATGACGCATACAAATCTAATGATTTACTTAATATTTTTAATTTGAAAGAAAGCTATCAGATTTTTCAAGATTTGGTTTCAAAAGATTATAAATACATTTCACGAGAGGAATTGGAACGAATTAATCAAGAAGATTTGAAAAAATTGGAAAAAGAAACTCAAAAAGCGAAATTTAAAGAAATTTATAATCAAAGAATGACTGCTATCAGTAAAATTATTGAATTTGTCAAAGAGCTGGAAAAGATTTATGAATACACGACATTGGCGGAATATAGCGATTATTTGGAAAAAATCTATCTAAATAATGAAAGGAAAGTAAAAGAAGATAAAAATGTGAAAGATAAATACTTTGAGGCTTTATCCGAAATGCTCGTGTTAGAAGATTTTAGCTTTGATAATTTGTGGGATAAATTTTTTAGTCAAAATATTTCAGCTAATTTATTAAAATTATTTTTGAAATATTTGGATAAAAAATCGATTGGACTGAATTTGGAGGACAGTGCAGAAGAAGATTTGGAAAACAGATTTGCAATAAACTCATTTGAAAATATTTCAGAAACAACGAAGGAAAATATAATTATTTTAAATTTACAGGATTCATTTCCAAAAATAAAAATGAATAATTTTTTATTCTCAAAAATTCAACGTGCAAAAATGGGACTTCCAACAAGTGATGACAAGAAACTGATTGGAATGTTTAAAATTTACCAAAACATACTTAGTGCAAAAAATGTATATTTAGCCTATATTAAAGACTTGGAAAACAATATTGATTCAGCAAGTGTTATCGAGGAATTGAAACTGAAGTATGGAATTGGAGTTATAAAAGGTGAAATAAGCGAGGCTGAAGAGCTTTATTTTGTAAAAAAATATTTTTTAAAAGATAGAAAAGAAAAATGGGAAAAAAGGGAAATTGGAGATTTTATTCCGTCAAAACTGGAAAAAGATCTTAATAAAATAAAAAATGAAAAATTGAAATTGGGGTATTATTCATTTCAAGAAATGAGAGATTGTGAGTACGGATATTATCTGAAAAAATCGATTGGAGAGCAAGAAGTTGAAGAGATTGAAGATGAAATAAATGTTAAAATATTTGGAACAATAATTCACTCTTTTTATGAAAATGTCGTTATGAAAAACAAAGCAGACTTCGAGAATAAAACTTTCAAAATTGATAGAAACCAGCTGGCAGAAATTTTGGAAAAAGTGCTTAATTCATTTGATTATAAAGTTCCTAAAGAATATTTGGAGTTTTATAAAAAAGTGTCGTTTGAGGAAATTTTAAAATCTGCAGAAAAATATTTTGAGGAATTAATTAAGAAACTGGAAACAGAAAACGATATTGAAATTTACTTTGAGGAAAGAATAAAATTATCTTCAGAAAAAGAACTGTTTGAAAATGTATCTATTAATGGAGTTACAGATTTGCATATAAAAACGAGTAATAAAAATTACTTATTTGATTATAAGTCAGGGAAATTGAGAGATGGACAAAAGGGCTATAAAACTGATAAAGTTTATAAAGCAATGGAACAGCTGGATTACTATTCATTAATGCTGGAAAATGACAATAATGAAAATATTGAAAAAATTATTGTAGATACTTGGGAAGGTAAGTTAGTGCCAGACGAGAGAACGCATGATAAAATACTAACTTCAAAAGATGTTGAAGAAGTGATTTATAAATATCGAAATGAAGAGTTTTATGATTTAGGTAATATCAAAAACCAAAAAAATTATCTTTACAAAGAATACATAAATATTTGTAGAGGGGAGGATGAATTAAGCGATGCTGAATAA
- a CDS encoding UvrD-helicase domain-containing protein, with protein MLNNIILKASAGTGKTYRLSLEFIANLVRGVNYKNIVVMTFTKKATAEIKERIFDFLYQIAFDKGNGAELEKNLKEIYKFDNLNKKELQNIYFEMIKNKEDIRISTIDRFTNQIFKNAIAPYFNIYNYEIFEKETDEFYSKVLIKIIENEEIFQKFKFIFDEKKEKKNIAVYIKIIEEILEMHPKFVLARDFKMPENKKISYRFIDELDGIFKKIEEISDKKGKDVEEVLTEPFHSLYKKYSILIKDESKNENQKIKAKLELVALKVDLFFEKKIWNGNYTKGAKNQDDREELEESSENLKEKLSEYIFVSKVLPLDKKLKTIAQIIFNIAQKIKISSKRFTYNDILVYTYEFIFNKELKFVENDKVTEEFLELIGGKIDTIMIDEFQDTSILQWKILKLMMNTSENIICVGDEKQSIYNWRGGEKELFEKLETMIQGNVQTLDKSYRSYKQIIENVNKIFNGYDSNWNYTDSGYREDEEYQRGYFGYFIQDTKEDKEKIYTKIIDMIKDGQIKNLGKSAIICRKNIHLKEIATALNEAKIPYTLESKATILEYKPIVPMYQLIKFFAFDNFKYLLEFVRSDLIGGLNSHVKYLLENKNEIMKYIAGNSKINSFEEFINIQKDDEIKEKLLEYKKINTLERNGLIFEEIINKIKDLKVLSINLNDKYQKENFSRKLVEKFEITKFYSTNSDLKNIFIFFNILKKYSNLYEFITFAEEEKENLKQVSSKDINAINLLTIHASKGLEFDTVFYYKRETNKGRTDKDNFKSYLDFDEKFNIVKKFIVLFTDYNKKMFENELSEMRDNNSQKEMMEEINNDYVALTRAKKNLILLFDAEITKDKRYADSLVKRVIDAYEDENRYEIGEIVESEIPEETTDTSDVKVSNNLFETYFDDDKFVVKKSSNTLENEFKRKKGLAMHYYFEHISNNLENDKLIAKSALLSRYGNMLGKKIVEELIVRMEKFIEKNRDIYDEKYKVYTEFEIYDSEGKKRIIDRINIDEENKKIYIYDYKTGFEPETNEKYQEQINEYRDILSKKVSADYEIDAQLLEV; from the coding sequence ATGCTGAATAATATAATTTTGAAAGCTAGTGCAGGAACTGGAAAAACATACAGACTATCGCTAGAGTTTATAGCTAATCTGGTACGAGGTGTTAATTACAAAAACATAGTTGTAATGACTTTTACAAAAAAAGCTACAGCTGAAATCAAAGAGAGAATTTTTGATTTTTTATATCAAATCGCTTTTGATAAAGGAAATGGAGCAGAATTAGAAAAAAATTTAAAAGAAATCTATAAATTTGATAATTTGAATAAAAAAGAATTACAAAATATTTATTTTGAAATGATAAAAAATAAAGAGGACATTCGGATTTCTACCATTGACCGTTTTACTAACCAAATCTTTAAAAATGCAATAGCACCGTATTTTAATATTTACAATTATGAGATTTTTGAGAAGGAAACAGATGAATTTTATTCAAAAGTTTTGATAAAAATAATTGAAAATGAAGAAATTTTTCAAAAATTCAAATTTATTTTTGATGAAAAAAAAGAGAAAAAAAATATCGCAGTCTATATAAAAATTATTGAAGAAATATTGGAAATGCATCCAAAATTTGTTTTGGCAAGAGATTTTAAGATGCCAGAGAATAAGAAAATATCATATAGATTTATAGATGAATTAGATGGGATATTTAAAAAAATTGAAGAAATTTCCGATAAAAAGGGTAAAGATGTAGAAGAAGTTTTAACAGAGCCATTTCATAGTCTTTACAAGAAATATAGTATTTTAATAAAAGATGAAAGTAAAAATGAAAATCAGAAAATAAAAGCGAAATTGGAATTAGTTGCTCTAAAAGTAGATTTATTTTTTGAAAAGAAAATTTGGAATGGAAATTATACTAAAGGAGCGAAAAATCAAGATGATAGAGAAGAATTGGAGGAAAGTTCTGAAAATTTAAAAGAAAAATTGTCTGAATATATTTTTGTAAGCAAAGTACTGCCATTAGACAAAAAATTAAAAACTATCGCTCAAATCATATTTAATATCGCTCAAAAAATCAAAATTTCTTCAAAAAGATTTACTTACAATGATATTTTGGTGTACACGTATGAATTTATTTTCAATAAAGAACTAAAATTTGTGGAAAATGATAAAGTTACAGAAGAATTTCTTGAATTAATCGGCGGGAAAATAGACACAATCATGATTGATGAATTTCAAGATACGAGCATTTTGCAGTGGAAAATTTTGAAATTAATGATGAATACTTCGGAAAATATTATTTGCGTTGGTGATGAAAAACAGAGCATTTATAATTGGCGTGGTGGAGAAAAGGAATTATTTGAAAAATTAGAAACAATGATTCAAGGAAATGTTCAAACTCTGGATAAATCGTATAGAAGTTACAAGCAAATTATCGAGAATGTTAATAAAATATTTAATGGCTATGATTCTAATTGGAATTATACAGATTCTGGCTATAGGGAAGATGAAGAGTATCAAAGAGGATATTTTGGATATTTTATTCAAGATACAAAGGAAGACAAAGAAAAAATTTATACAAAAATTATTGACATGATAAAAGATGGTCAAATAAAAAATCTGGGAAAGAGTGCAATTATCTGTCGTAAAAATATTCATTTAAAAGAAATTGCGACAGCGTTGAATGAGGCAAAAATTCCGTATACACTTGAAAGCAAGGCAACTATTTTGGAGTACAAGCCTATTGTTCCAATGTATCAGCTAATTAAATTTTTTGCATTTGATAATTTTAAATATTTGTTAGAATTTGTGAGAAGTGACTTGATTGGTGGATTAAATAGCCATGTAAAATATCTGCTAGAAAATAAAAATGAGATTATGAAGTATATTGCCGGTAATTCTAAAATAAATAGCTTTGAAGAGTTTATTAATATTCAAAAAGATGATGAGATAAAAGAAAAACTTTTAGAATATAAAAAAATTAATACTTTAGAAAGAAATGGACTAATTTTTGAGGAAATTATCAATAAAATTAAGGATTTGAAAGTCTTGTCAATAAACTTGAATGATAAATATCAAAAAGAAAATTTTTCAAGAAAACTTGTTGAGAAATTTGAAATAACAAAATTTTATTCAACAAACAGTGATTTGAAAAACATTTTTATATTTTTTAACATTTTGAAAAAATACAGTAATTTATATGAATTTATAACATTTGCCGAAGAAGAAAAGGAAAATTTGAAACAGGTTAGCAGCAAGGATATAAATGCGATAAATTTACTGACGATTCATGCTTCAAAAGGATTAGAATTTGATACGGTATTTTATTATAAAAGAGAAACAAATAAGGGGCGTACAGATAAAGATAATTTTAAAAGCTATTTAGATTTTGATGAAAAATTTAATATTGTAAAAAAATTTATTGTGCTGTTTACAGATTATAATAAAAAAATGTTTGAGAATGAATTGAGTGAAATGAGAGATAATAATTCTCAAAAAGAAATGATGGAAGAAATTAACAATGATTATGTTGCATTGACTCGTGCTAAAAAAAATCTGATATTATTGTTTGACGCTGAAATAACAAAAGACAAACGATATGCTGATTCTTTAGTGAAAAGAGTGATAGATGCTTATGAAGATGAAAACAGATATGAAATAGGTGAAATTGTAGAATCGGAAATTCCTGAAGAAACAACAGATACTTCAGATGTAAAAGTGAGCAATAATTTATTTGAAACGTATTTTGATGATGATAAATTTGTTGTAAAAAAATCTTCAAATACATTGGAAAATGAGTTTAAACGTAAAAAAGGGCTTGCAATGCATTACTATTTTGAACATATTTCAAATAATCTGGAAAATGATAAATTAATTGCAAAATCTGCACTTTTGAGCCGATATGGAAATATGCTTGGGAAAAAGATTGTAGAAGAATTAATTGTTAGAATGGAAAAATTTATTGAAAAAAATAGAGATATTTATGATGAGAAATACAAAGTTTACACGGAATTTGAAATTTATGATTCCGAAGGGAAAAAACGTATCATTGATAGAATTAATATTGATGAGGAAAATAAGAAAATCTATATTTATGATTATAAGACTGGATTTGAGCCTGAAACGAATGAGAAGTATCAGGAACAGATTAATGAATATAGGGATATTTTAAGCAAAAAAGTTTCGGCAGATTATGAAATTGATGCTCAATTGTTAGAAGTTTAA